Proteins found in one Choristoneura fumiferana chromosome 16, NRCan_CFum_1, whole genome shotgun sequence genomic segment:
- the LOC141436498 gene encoding uncharacterized protein produces the protein MKEIVVFVCSFCKESFHSNDDITCHLLNSHADNKSIQKLRNQLMPTKGTTLRSKENVKRNKKNCNQECKVRKYGREFYCDICDYKTVYRSTYQRHLLTHENPEDNTNAYIAHMLLFSQII, from the exons ATGAAAGAAATAGTAGTTTTTGTATGCAGCTTTTGCAAGGAGTCATTTCATAGTAATGATGATATAACCTGTCATCTACTTAATTCTCATGCTGACAATAAAAGTATTCAGAAGTTAAGAAACCAGTTAATGcc AACAAAAGGTACTACATTGAGATCAAAAGAAAATGTAAAGAGGAACAAGAAAAATTGCAATCAAGAGTGCAAG GTCAGAAAATATGGAAGGGAATTTTACTGTGACATTTGTGATTACAAAACTGTATACAGATCTACATACCAAAGACATTTGCTGACACATGAAAA TCCGGAAGACAACACAAATGCATACATTGCTCATATGCTGCTGTTCAgccaaataatttaa
- the LOC141436093 gene encoding uncharacterized protein: protein MWARDIILITLFLSVTSEDNKEDPVLYYYGLEESERSLPLCAARQACAAVLQRYWRAPALVRLCRCARRRRCDTLVPAERRIELNNRAHFQFCQPTKDWPMCTIEDTPLTVESAYDRIDPNEIEDLHHKNIQLTPPKIIFKCQCRQPKYWKANLTMESEDIQGYQCVSLPYCYTGEFCGNVSDDLYALYQSCLCPKRNICVHGGGLPQARITELLYRGKGWRAYCVRVGEEDSYEDY from the exons ATGTGGGCCCGAGACATAATATTGATTACATTGTTTTTGAGCGTCACCAGTGAAGATAATAAAGAAGATCCTGTTTTGTACTACTACGGTTTA GAGGAAAGCGAGCGCAGCCTGCCTCTATGCGCGGCGCGCCAAGCGTGCGCCGCGGTGCTGCAGCGGTACTGGCGCGCGCCCGCGCTCGTGCGACTGTGCCgctgcgcgcgccgccgccgctgcgaCACGCTCGTGCCCGCAGAAAGACGTATTGAGCTCAACAACAGAGCGCACTTCCAG ttttgtcaACCTACAAAGGATTGGCCAATGTGTACTATCGAAGACACTCCTCTGACTGTCGAATCAGCGTACGATCGCATCGATCCCAACGAGATCGAAGACTTGCATCACAAGAATATTCAACTGACACCACcgaaaatcatatttaaatgtCAGTGCCGCCAGCCTAAATATTGGAAAGCTAATTTGACAATGGAAAGTGAAGATATACAAGGTTACCAGTGCGTCTCACTGCCTTATTGTTATACTGGAGAGTTCTGCGGGAATGTTAGCGACGACTTATACGCTCTGTACCAGTCCTGCTTGTGTCCTAAGCGAAATATTTGCGTTCACGGCGGAGGGTTGCCACAAGCACGCATTACAGAGTTGCTGTATCGAGGAAAGGGATGGAGAGCGTATTGCGTCCGCGTAGGAGAAGAAGATAGTTACGAAGATTACTAA